A window of Bacillus sp. E(2018) contains these coding sequences:
- a CDS encoding electron transfer flavoprotein subunit alpha/FixB family protein, with the protein MSFEDYSGIWVFIEVKDGEVVPVSLELLGAGKELADKRGTELAGVLIGENITHLSDMLFEYGADTVYVYDDTIFKNYRTESYMKALLECCQKYKPEVILYGATSTGKDLASAVATDLPTGLTADSTILDIEEDTGLLLASRPAFGGNIMATILCKKYRPQMATVRPKVMKALTPEPGRTGQLIEETASIKEEDIRTKVLEIVQFTTQKVRIDEADIVVAGGKGLGSEKGFQVIHDLAETLGGAVGASRDVVEAGWVEHHHQVGQTGLTVTPKIYFAIGISGAIQHIVGMQNSGLIIAINNDPEAPIFQSSHYGIVGDAFEIVPLLIQQFKQVFNQEVVDHV; encoded by the coding sequence TTGAGCTTTGAGGATTATTCAGGCATTTGGGTTTTTATTGAGGTAAAAGACGGTGAGGTCGTTCCTGTTTCGCTTGAGTTGTTAGGAGCGGGGAAGGAACTGGCAGACAAACGGGGCACAGAGCTTGCTGGCGTATTGATCGGAGAAAATATCACACATCTCTCCGATATGCTTTTTGAATACGGCGCGGACACGGTCTATGTGTATGACGACACCATTTTTAAAAACTACCGAACCGAGTCTTATATGAAAGCATTGTTAGAATGCTGTCAAAAGTATAAGCCAGAAGTCATTTTATACGGTGCAACATCGACCGGGAAAGACTTGGCGAGCGCCGTTGCGACGGACCTTCCAACAGGACTCACTGCAGACTCTACCATTTTAGATATAGAAGAAGACACAGGATTGTTGCTTGCGAGCCGACCAGCGTTTGGCGGTAACATCATGGCAACGATTCTTTGTAAAAAGTATCGACCGCAGATGGCGACGGTCCGGCCAAAAGTGATGAAAGCACTAACCCCTGAACCCGGCCGAACAGGACAATTAATAGAAGAAACGGCTTCTATTAAAGAAGAAGACATTCGTACGAAGGTGCTTGAGATCGTACAATTTACAACACAAAAGGTTCGCATCGATGAAGCAGATATTGTTGTTGCTGGCGGAAAAGGGCTGGGTAGTGAGAAGGGATTCCAGGTAATTCATGATCTTGCTGAAACGTTGGGCGGAGCGGTTGGGGCGAGCCGTGATGTGGTGGAAGCCGGATGGGTCGAGCATCATCACCAAGTCGGACAGACCGGGTTAACCGTTACGCCAAAAATCTATTTCGCGATCGGTATTTCTGGAGCCATCCAACACATTGTTGGGATGCAGAACTCAGGGCTGATTATCGCGATCAATAACGATCCCGAAGCACCTATCTTTCAATCGAGTCATTACGGCATTGTGGGGGATGCCTTTGAAATCGTACCGCTTCTGATTCAACAGTTTAAACAAGTGTTTAACCAGGAGGTGGTAGATCATGTCTGA
- a CDS encoding tetratricopeptide repeat protein, whose translation MFPINTNKEAIQQLEENNLEQAMKLFHKAVLEKRDIQLLTNLAWVIWREEDDLERALSLASEAVDLRPISHFPYSLCGELLLENKRYEDALKMLQQAISIEPTNITHHNLGVAYYYLGETAKAATHFGLAAGKSDYTLYNQVKCLIELGEKGEALRLTQTFDENAEDFIGTIDLAELYAEIGLHEEAVHWFEKGWNEYYLQPNWVGMYVYCLLQSKQET comes from the coding sequence ATGTTTCCTATCAATACGAATAAAGAAGCGATTCAGCAGTTAGAGGAAAATAATTTAGAGCAAGCGATGAAGCTATTTCATAAAGCTGTACTTGAAAAGAGAGATATTCAATTGCTAACAAACTTAGCATGGGTGATTTGGCGTGAAGAAGATGACTTAGAGCGTGCATTGTCACTCGCATCAGAAGCCGTTGATCTCCGCCCTATTTCTCATTTTCCATACAGTTTGTGTGGGGAACTTTTATTAGAAAATAAACGTTATGAAGATGCGTTAAAAATGTTACAGCAAGCCATTTCAATCGAACCTACTAATATCACTCATCATAACCTAGGTGTAGCGTATTACTATCTTGGAGAAACAGCAAAAGCAGCCACTCATTTCGGACTAGCAGCTGGGAAATCTGACTATACGCTGTACAATCAGGTAAAATGTTTGATAGAACTAGGAGAAAAGGGTGAAGCTCTGCGTTTAACCCAAACTTTTGATGAAAATGCCGAAGATTTTATAGGTACGATAGACCTTGCTGAATTGTATGCAGAGATTGGATTACATGAAGAAGCTGTTCATTGGTTTGAAAAAGGATGGAACGAATATTATTTACAGCCAAATTGGGTTGGGATGTATGTCTATTGTCTCTTACAGAGCAAACAAGAAACCTAA
- a CDS encoding glycoside hydrolase family 32 protein yields the protein MYKYDKWPLLFIFSLLFAGMILVNHLIDESSKPVPKKENDPSYRADYHFTTPDKWKNDPQKPVYYKGKYHYYYLYNKDYPDGNGTEWRHATSEDLVNWKDEGVAIPKFTNDNGDIWSGSVVIDKENTAGFGKNAFIAILTQPSKDGGKQKQFLWYSTDEGKTFKPHGEDPVLDNPGTKDFRDPKVVWDDERKKWIMLMAEGTKIGFYESNDLKNWRFTSDFQTKDIGLIECPDLFLMRAEDGTLKWVLGVSANGLASGKPNTYAYWTGDFNGEFFAVDHEDPEWLDHGFDWYGGVTFDEGEKSNPDAKRYALAWMNNWSYPHETPTMKEDFNGMDSVVRELQLKKDANADRYYLASQPVAALDNLTSYRDFFQQIKVDGEKTLDVSGDSYVLETDISWEDSENIGLRLRESEDKNRHLDVGIHTEGQFSYVNRSASNQPDKTGQYVESKAPLSSKNRNVHLKILVDKTSVEVFVDDGRVAHSSLVYPEQNDQGITLFSEGGEAIFENLQVKHVE from the coding sequence ATCATTTTACAACGCCTGATAAGTGGAAGAACGATCCGCAAAAACCGGTCTATTATAAAGGAAAATATCATTACTATTATCTGTATAACAAAGATTATCCGGACGGAAACGGAACAGAATGGCGCCATGCAACGTCAGAAGATCTCGTGAACTGGAAGGATGAAGGCGTGGCGATTCCAAAGTTTACGAATGATAACGGAGATATTTGGTCAGGGTCTGTGGTAATTGATAAAGAAAATACCGCTGGCTTCGGGAAGAATGCGTTTATCGCAATCCTCACACAGCCTTCAAAAGACGGAGGGAAACAGAAGCAATTTCTCTGGTACAGTACGGATGAAGGAAAGACGTTTAAGCCTCATGGCGAGGATCCTGTTTTAGACAACCCGGGAACGAAGGATTTCAGAGATCCTAAAGTCGTCTGGGATGATGAGCGGAAAAAATGGATCATGCTGATGGCAGAAGGTACGAAGATTGGTTTTTATGAGTCTAATGATTTGAAAAACTGGAGATTCACGAGCGATTTCCAAACGAAAGACATTGGACTAATCGAGTGTCCTGATCTCTTTTTGATGCGTGCAGAAGATGGAACGTTGAAATGGGTGCTCGGGGTGAGCGCGAACGGTCTTGCGTCTGGAAAGCCAAACACGTACGCGTATTGGACAGGAGATTTTAACGGCGAATTCTTTGCTGTTGATCACGAAGATCCAGAGTGGCTGGATCATGGTTTTGATTGGTATGGCGGGGTAACGTTTGATGAAGGAGAGAAAAGTAATCCTGATGCAAAAAGATATGCGCTCGCTTGGATGAACAACTGGAGTTATCCGCACGAAACGCCGACGATGAAAGAGGATTTTAACGGTATGGATTCCGTGGTGCGTGAACTGCAGCTGAAAAAAGACGCTAACGCGGATCGATATTATTTAGCGTCACAGCCGGTTGCGGCACTAGATAACTTGACGAGTTATAGGGATTTCTTCCAGCAGATTAAAGTAGATGGGGAAAAAACGCTTGATGTATCTGGAGATTCATACGTGTTGGAAACAGATATTAGTTGGGAAGACAGCGAGAATATCGGATTGAGACTTCGTGAGTCTGAAGATAAGAATCGCCATCTGGATGTGGGCATTCATACAGAAGGGCAGTTTTCGTACGTGAACCGATCCGCTTCTAACCAACCAGATAAAACCGGTCAATATGTAGAGAGCAAAGCGCCATTATCTTCAAAAAACAGAAACGTTCACTTAAAAATTCTTGTGGATAAGACAAGCGTGGAAGTGTTTGTAGATGATGGAAGAGTCGCGCACTCAAGTTTAGTGTATCCGGAGCAAAATGATCAGGGAATCACACTGTTTTCTGAAGGTGGAGAAGCCATCTTTGAGAATTTACAGGTTAAACATGTAGAATGA
- a CDS encoding electron transfer flavoprotein subunit beta/FixA family protein — MLHIVACIKQVPDTKIIKMNPKTNTMDRASAPAILNPYDAHAVEEAVRLKKRYGGTVSVVTMGPPPAVKAIKKCIEIGADEGYMISDRAFAGADTLATSYALTKAIEKISQIQPVDLIICGKMTIDGDTGQVGPGIARRLDMPPLTSVNKVKEINVEEGYAIVHRKLEDGYEVIQSTMPCLMSVEKEINDVPYSSMTNMLKAARYQPVIWAVADLEDVERTQLGLKGSPTIVSKVWAPTKPSGGEMLEGDAAEQTEQLLNLLLEKRELFAVKGGSGVEL; from the coding sequence ATGCTTCATATTGTGGCTTGCATCAAGCAGGTGCCGGATACGAAGATCATCAAGATGAACCCGAAGACGAATACGATGGACCGCGCGAGTGCGCCTGCGATACTTAATCCATACGACGCGCATGCGGTAGAAGAAGCGGTGCGTTTAAAAAAGAGATACGGTGGGACGGTTTCAGTGGTGACGATGGGTCCTCCACCAGCCGTAAAAGCGATCAAAAAATGCATCGAGATCGGTGCAGACGAAGGGTATATGATCTCAGACCGAGCGTTTGCGGGAGCGGATACGCTTGCGACGAGCTATGCGCTCACGAAAGCGATAGAGAAAATCTCGCAAATTCAGCCGGTAGATCTGATCATCTGCGGAAAGATGACAATTGACGGTGATACCGGACAAGTTGGGCCAGGAATCGCACGCCGATTAGACATGCCACCACTCACTTCAGTCAACAAAGTAAAAGAGATTAACGTAGAAGAAGGGTATGCAATCGTTCACCGAAAGCTGGAGGATGGATATGAAGTCATCCAATCGACGATGCCGTGTTTGATGTCGGTAGAAAAAGAGATCAACGATGTTCCGTACTCTTCAATGACGAACATGCTGAAAGCGGCTCGTTATCAGCCGGTGATCTGGGCAGTCGCGGATCTAGAGGATGTGGAGAGAACACAGCTCGGACTGAAAGGCTCGCCGACGATTGTTTCGAAGGTGTGGGCACCAACAAAACCGAGTGGTGGCGAGATGCTAGAAGGGGATGCAGCAGAGCAGACGGAGCAGCTGCTGAATCTTTTGTTAGAGAAAAGAGAGCTTTTTGCGGTGAAGGGAGGGTCTGGCGTTGAGCTTTGA